Below is a window of Rhodopseudomonas sp. P2A-2r DNA.
CAAGATATATTGGGCATATATCTGCGTCTCGACGTAAGCCGATGCGTAAAACGTCGTCGTCCACGGAAGCGCGACGGGATCGTCAAGCTTCGGATTTCCTGCCAGTGCGAGGATCTGAGGGATCTTCTTGGCGTTGAGATACTTGGCAACTGCGATATTCGTGGGCGAGCCCATCGACGAGGTGATGGCCAGGACCTCGTCGGACTCCACTAGCCTGCGGGTCTGCTCAACCGTCTTGGGCGGGCTGTAGCCGTCGTCCAGCGAGATGAGATTGATCTTCCGTCCGTTGATGCCCCCGTGCTCGTGGTTAAGCATCTTAAAGTAGGCGACCATTATCCGTCCCACCAGCGCAAAAGCTGAAGCAGGGCCGCTGTAGGCCATGGTCTGGCCAATCTTGATTTCAGCGTCCGAAGCGCCCGAATCATATTTCTTGTCGGCAATGGCAGCAGAGGAAGCGAGAAACGTCAGACCGATCGCAACGATGACAGGCCTGGCGATATTTCGCCTGCGGATCCGCGAATTGGCAAAATGACGGAAGACCATGTGCGCTTCAACCATAGTCACTTTCTCCGCATACGCCGGCGCTCTCCGTCCGGCAGCCAAGCAATCGTCAATGATCCTGAGCCCAATCAAATTTGCCGACCGGCGGCTTTCCAGAACGGATCGCGCAAGCGTCGTTTGAATATCTTTCCGCTCTCCTCCCGAGGTAGTGTTTCGTGGAAGTCAATCCGCCGCGGAACCTTGTACTTGGCGATACGTGCCTCGAGGAATTCACGCACCTGCAGCGCCGAGGGCGCCTCATCCGAGGCACGCTCCACCGCAGCGACCAGGGTCTCGCCGAATTCTTCGTCGGGAATGCCGAAGACGGCGCAGTCTCGAACGCCGGGACACTGGATCAGAACCGATTCGATTTCTGCCGGATAGATATTAACGCCGGCGGAAATCACCATGTCGGAACGACGGTCACAGAGGTAGAGCCTTCCATTTTTCAGATACCCGATATCCCCGACGCTGATAAGTCCGTCGCGCTCGATCGCCCTTCGCTTGTCGTCCTGATTAAGGTATGTGAAATCGGCAAGCGCCGGCTGGCGAATGTAGATTTCCCCGACCTCGCCGGGCGCCACCTGCTTGCCATCATCCCCGTAGATCGCGATCCGAGCCCCGGGCGTGGGCTGTCCGACGCTACCGGGATGATCCAGCCAATCCTGCGGGGTGGAGATCATTACCGCGCCGACTTCGGTGCCACCATACGTTTCATAAATCACCGGCCCCCACCATTGCATCAGAGCCTTCTTGATATCGGGTGCACACGGTGCACCCGTGTGAATCACCCAGCGCAGCGAACTGATATTGTACCGCTCCCGAACCGCCTCAGGCAGCCGCATCAGGCGCACGAACATCGTCGGAACCAATACCGCATGGGTAATGGCATGT
It encodes the following:
- a CDS encoding acyl-CoA synthetase, yielding MGSKTMFLDRRAVPVETVLSNASKAARGLHILGVSEGDTVALLLRNDFSFVEATQAVALLGAYCVPINWHGKPNEIQYILNDAKPVVLVAHADLLAPSRDAMPSGMRVLSVPTPPEICAQFNVPADLARPAPGDVSWPDWLAQFEPWSEQAKRSRATLIYTSGTTGHPKGVKREPATAEQAQAYAELIRNVYGVVPGTRVLIGGPLYHASPNAYLRQAVSQADVVLLQSKFDPEETLAAIEQHAITHAVLVPTMFVRLMRLPEAVRERYNISSLRWVIHTGAPCAPDIKKALMQWWGPVIYETYGGTEVGAVMISTPQDWLDHPGSVGQPTPGARIAIYGDDGKQVAPGEVGEIYIRQPALADFTYLNQDDKRRAIERDGLISVGDIGYLKNGRLYLCDRRSDMVISAGVNIYPAEIESVLIQCPGVRDCAVFGIPDEEFGETLVAAVERASDEAPSALQVREFLEARIAKYKVPRRIDFHETLPREESGKIFKRRLRDPFWKAAGRQI